A single genomic interval of Sphingomonas faeni harbors:
- a CDS encoding ParA family protein, translating to MPAISVANPKGGAGKTTLTFILAGELARSGASVVVVDADPNAIIAKWGARRTAEGRALPFEIVASPKESELVKVLDALTEKNDFVLIDLEGTASRMTSRALARSHLVLIPFNLSPIDAELAANAVGLIHEEAEALGRVIPYRLVRSRDNAAIETKSAKRITSAIKDADLPLLNKGLVERAAYRDVFDFASTLEELTDEKTSGLAAAKRNAFEVAYAVVEAVREETDR from the coding sequence ATGCCAGCGATATCAGTAGCAAACCCGAAAGGGGGTGCCGGCAAAACGACCCTTACGTTCATTCTCGCTGGGGAGTTGGCTCGCAGCGGCGCGTCGGTTGTCGTCGTCGATGCTGATCCAAACGCGATCATAGCGAAGTGGGGCGCCAGGCGTACCGCTGAGGGGAGGGCACTTCCGTTTGAGATCGTAGCAAGCCCTAAAGAGTCAGAGCTAGTAAAAGTGCTCGACGCCCTCACAGAAAAGAACGACTTTGTTTTAATCGATCTTGAGGGGACTGCTTCGCGAATGACATCACGAGCACTTGCCCGCTCTCACTTGGTACTGATTCCGTTCAATCTCTCGCCGATTGACGCAGAATTAGCAGCTAATGCCGTTGGTTTGATACACGAGGAGGCGGAAGCCTTAGGCCGCGTTATTCCGTACCGCCTCGTCCGGAGTCGTGACAACGCGGCGATTGAGACAAAATCTGCGAAACGAATTACCTCAGCAATCAAGGACGCTGATCTACCCTTGCTCAACAAGGGACTGGTAGAACGAGCGGCTTACCGTGACGTATTCGATTTTGCATCAACATTGGAAGAACTGACCGATGAAAAGACTTCAGGACTTGCGGCAGCCAAACGAAACGCATTCGAAGTTGCGTACGCAGTCGTAGAGGCTGTGCGTGAGGAGACTGACCGATGA
- a CDS encoding integrase, which translates to MSEIVVHRTDGEGLPVRARRGLVEPIDARVTRLLALALPADAGPLSEIGFTAQLGAMAAASKAALAADLTCYLAWCDDNRATPLPADPEDLVRYITMLETRGAKPATVARRVASLATAHSLSGLQERGHAPTSHVMVRAALKGLRRRRGAVQRQAAPLRFGASLDPHTKGFTLTALLGACGGDLQGLRDAALLSLGYDAGLRVSELVAVTVAHIDPHSDGSALLFIPSSKTDQEGQGAWGWLSADTMRRVGAWLVASAITEGPVFRRVGVDRRRLRAAVPPMAYEAIPGHTRHWQEKLKGKKAEPARTVYTVGTAPLSRQGVNGIYRRMALSAFDQGLVEMPIAKVEEAARALSSHSLRVGLTQDLFAAGEDGVGIAQALRWSSPSTALRYGRKLAARSNVAARVLSRIRS; encoded by the coding sequence GTGAGCGAAATCGTCGTCCATCGCACTGACGGGGAGGGGCTGCCGGTCCGAGCGCGACGTGGCCTCGTCGAGCCGATCGATGCCCGCGTCACCCGGCTGCTGGCGCTTGCGCTGCCGGCGGACGCCGGGCCGTTGAGCGAGATCGGCTTTACCGCCCAGCTCGGCGCGATGGCGGCGGCCAGCAAGGCGGCGCTGGCCGCGGACTTGACCTGCTATCTGGCCTGGTGCGACGACAACCGCGCCACGCCGCTGCCCGCCGACCCTGAAGACCTGGTCCGCTACATCACCATGCTCGAGACGCGCGGCGCCAAGCCCGCGACCGTTGCCCGGCGGGTTGCCAGCCTGGCCACCGCCCACAGCCTGTCAGGGCTGCAGGAGAGGGGGCATGCGCCCACCAGCCACGTCATGGTGCGAGCGGCGCTCAAGGGCCTGCGTCGTCGTCGTGGCGCTGTGCAGCGTCAGGCGGCGCCGTTGCGCTTCGGCGCCTCGCTCGATCCGCACACCAAGGGGTTTACGCTGACGGCGCTGCTGGGGGCTTGTGGCGGCGATTTGCAGGGCCTGCGTGACGCTGCGCTGCTATCTCTGGGCTATGATGCGGGACTGCGCGTCAGCGAGCTCGTCGCGGTCACCGTCGCGCACATCGATCCGCACAGCGACGGTTCGGCGCTTCTGTTCATCCCATCGTCCAAGACCGATCAGGAAGGGCAGGGCGCCTGGGGCTGGCTGTCTGCCGATACGATGCGCCGGGTTGGCGCCTGGCTGGTAGCGAGTGCCATCACCGAGGGGCCGGTCTTCCGCCGTGTCGGGGTCGATCGGCGCCGTCTGCGCGCCGCGGTTCCGCCGATGGCGTACGAGGCGATTCCCGGGCACACGCGGCACTGGCAGGAGAAGCTGAAGGGCAAGAAGGCTGAACCCGCGCGCACCGTCTATACCGTCGGGACGGCCCCGCTTAGCCGGCAGGGTGTCAACGGGATCTATCGGCGTATGGCGCTGAGTGCCTTCGATCAGGGGCTGGTGGAGATGCCGATCGCAAAGGTTGAGGAGGCGGCGAGGGCGCTGTCCAGCCATTCGTTGCGCGTCGGCCTTACCCAGGACCTGTTCGCGGCCGGCGAGGACGGTGTCGGTATCGCGCAAGCGCTACGCTGGTCTTCACCGTCGACCGCGCTGCGCTACGGGCGCAAGCTCGCGGCCCGCAGCAATGTTGCAGCGCGAGTCTTGTCTCGGATTAGAAGCTAA
- a CDS encoding hemerythrin domain-containing protein translates to MAGNWDTALAAEHSAALKIFDLLEKTSSHATGRRSFLLMQLKHAVSKHAFQEENVVYAMMRDQGLTDAADHLNHEHGYVKQYFFDLTEMSRDDPAWLPKLKEFRGMIEKHMREEENDLFPKLRNQLSDEQNTHITIAMNKEGLKLA, encoded by the coding sequence ATGGCGGGCAACTGGGATACAGCGCTAGCGGCAGAACACTCGGCAGCGCTTAAAATCTTTGACCTGCTAGAGAAGACAAGTAGCCACGCGACCGGTCGTCGATCGTTTCTGCTGATGCAGTTGAAACACGCGGTCAGCAAGCACGCGTTTCAGGAAGAGAATGTTGTTTATGCGATGATGCGCGATCAAGGCCTGACGGACGCAGCGGATCACCTTAATCACGAGCATGGCTACGTGAAGCAGTATTTCTTCGATCTTACGGAAATGTCCAGGGACGACCCCGCATGGCTGCCGAAGCTGAAGGAATTCCGCGGAATGATTGAAAAGCACATGCGCGAGGAGGAGAACGATCTTTTTCCGAAGCTTCGCAATCAGCTTTCGGACGAGCAAAACACGCACATCACTATCGCGATGAACAAGGAAGGCCTCAAGCTGGCCTGA
- a CDS encoding NADH-quinone oxidoreductase subunit D, with translation MANPDNKPIANDDDAQRDVRIANYTVNFGPQHPAAHGVLRLVLELDGEIVERVDPHIGFLHRGTEKFIENKPYLQTIPYFDRLDYCSPLCMEHTYVLAIEKLLDLEVPIRGQYIRVLFAELTRIMNHLLNLGSHVMDVGAMTPNLWLFELREDTMNFYERVSGSRMHANYFRPGGVRQDVPGKLLTDINEWLDTRLPRLFEDAIALVADNRVFKQRNVDIGVVSQEDAIKWGFSGPVLRGSGISWDLRKSQPYDVYRLMDFEVPVGTSGDCYDRFMVRVEEVRQSARIMKQCLRDMPEGPTASADRKVVPPKRGEMKQSMEALIHHFKLFTEGFHVPAGQVYVATESPKGEFGVYLISDGSNRAYRCKIRPTGFSHLQAMDMMTRGHMLADVTAVLGSIDIVFGEVDR, from the coding sequence ATGGCCAACCCCGACAATAAGCCGATCGCCAACGATGACGACGCCCAGCGAGACGTCCGCATAGCAAATTACACCGTGAACTTCGGGCCGCAGCATCCCGCTGCCCATGGTGTGCTACGACTGGTTCTCGAGCTTGACGGCGAGATCGTTGAACGCGTGGATCCGCACATCGGCTTTCTCCACCGGGGAACCGAAAAGTTTATTGAGAACAAGCCGTATTTACAGACCATTCCATACTTTGACCGTTTGGATTATTGCTCACCTTTGTGCATGGAACACACCTACGTCTTGGCTATTGAGAAGCTCTTGGATTTAGAGGTGCCGATTCGAGGTCAGTATATTCGCGTTCTCTTCGCAGAACTGACGCGTATTATGAACCATCTGCTAAATCTTGGCAGCCACGTTATGGACGTCGGCGCCATGACGCCGAATCTTTGGCTTTTCGAGCTACGCGAAGATACGATGAATTTCTACGAGCGCGTCTCCGGATCGCGTATGCATGCCAACTACTTTCGGCCCGGCGGAGTTCGTCAGGACGTTCCCGGAAAGCTTTTGACTGATATCAACGAGTGGCTCGACACTCGTCTGCCAAGACTATTTGAAGATGCGATCGCTTTGGTGGCGGATAATCGCGTATTCAAACAGCGCAACGTCGATATCGGCGTTGTTAGTCAGGAAGACGCAATAAAATGGGGTTTTTCTGGACCAGTCCTGCGTGGTTCCGGCATCTCATGGGACTTGAGAAAGTCGCAACCCTATGACGTCTACCGACTAATGGATTTCGAAGTGCCCGTCGGTACGAGCGGCGACTGCTATGACCGCTTCATGGTCCGAGTCGAGGAGGTCCGCCAGTCGGCACGCATCATGAAGCAGTGCCTGCGCGATATGCCCGAAGGGCCTACGGCTAGTGCCGATCGCAAGGTGGTTCCGCCCAAGCGCGGTGAGATGAAGCAGTCCATGGAGGCCCTCATCCACCACTTTAAGCTGTTTACCGAAGGATTTCACGTACCGGCGGGGCAGGTGTATGTCGCCACGGAGAGTCCCAAAGGGGAGTTCGGGGTGTATCTTATCAGTGACGGTAGCAACCGCGCTTACCGCTGCAAGATACGTCCAACGGGATTCAGCCATCTTCAAGCGATGGACATGATGACGAGGGGGCACATGCTGGCTGACGTGACGGCCGTTCTCGGATCGATCGATATCGTTTTCGGCGAAGTAGATCGATGA
- the xth gene encoding exodeoxyribonuclease III, with translation MKIATYNVNGVNGRLPVLLRWLEEEKPDIVCLQELKAPQEKFPATAIRDLGYDAIWHGQKSWNGVAILSRVGEIHETRRGLPNDPDPSQSRYIEAAVNGIIIGGLYLPNGNPRPGPKFDYKLAWFETLIRHAATLLESGLPVVLAGDFNVMPTEADVYKPERWANDALFTPEVRALYARLIEQGWTDSLRTLHPDETIYTFWDYFRNAYGRDAGLRIDHLLLSQSLANRLQDAQVDRHVRGWEKTSDHAPTWIRLAAEPPAQKLRRPSRPNKDDK, from the coding sequence ATGAAAATCGCCACCTACAATGTGAACGGCGTCAACGGCCGCCTGCCCGTGCTGCTGCGCTGGCTGGAGGAGGAGAAGCCGGACATCGTCTGCTTGCAGGAACTCAAAGCACCGCAGGAGAAGTTTCCGGCCACCGCGATCCGTGATCTCGGCTACGACGCTATCTGGCACGGCCAGAAGAGCTGGAACGGCGTTGCCATCCTCAGCCGGGTCGGTGAGATCCACGAGACAAGGCGCGGACTGCCGAATGATCCCGACCCATCGCAGAGCCGCTACATAGAGGCTGCGGTCAACGGCATCATCATCGGCGGGCTTTACCTGCCCAACGGCAATCCACGCCCCGGCCCCAAATTCGATTACAAGCTCGCATGGTTCGAGACACTCATCAGGCACGCAGCGACGCTGCTGGAGAGCGGCCTGCCGGTCGTGCTCGCGGGCGACTTCAACGTCATGCCCACGGAAGCCGACGTCTACAAACCAGAACGCTGGGCCAACGACGCTCTGTTCACGCCCGAGGTCCGGGCGCTGTATGCGCGGCTTATCGAACAAGGCTGGACGGACTCGCTCCGCACGCTTCACCCGGACGAGACGATCTACACCTTTTGGGACTATTTCCGGAACGCGTACGGGCGGGACGCGGGTCTTCGCATCGACCACTTGCTGCTCAGCCAATCGCTTGCCAATAGGCTTCAGGACGCGCAGGTCGATCGTCACGTGCGCGGCTGGGAGAAGACCAGCGACCATGCGCCGACCTGGATACGATTAGCGGCGGAACCGCCCGCCCAAAAACTGCGCCGGCCTTCAAGACCCAATAAGGACGACAAATAA
- a CDS encoding DUF3606 domain-containing protein encodes MADDKSKRGAGDRARVAAGEDYEVSYFARKHDITTQEAEDLINKVGNSREKLDEAAVKLKSAK; translated from the coding sequence ATGGCTGACGACAAGAGCAAACGCGGCGCCGGGGACCGGGCACGGGTTGCCGCTGGTGAGGACTATGAAGTGAGCTACTTTGCGCGCAAGCACGATATTACCACGCAGGAAGCGGAAGACCTTATCAACAAGGTAGGAAATAGCCGTGAGAAGCTGGACGAGGCTGCGGTAAAGCTCAAATCGGCTAAGTGA
- a CDS encoding DUF72 domain-containing protein, translated as MIGTAGWAIPAIDRPSFPENGTALRRYAERLPCVEVNSSFYKSHRRSTWERWAASVPDGFRFAAKVPKEISHGRRLVNATDRLDQFLNEAGGLRGKLAILLLQLPPSFAFDPGVVAGFLDAVSDRSEAQIVCEPRHESWFSPEADALLAEHYVARVAADPAKAPGAELPGGWRGLTYLRLHGSPVMYRSAYGEERLRSYANVIAVDLAAGRQTWCMFDNTASSAALGDSLRLLRMFGTTPSVS; from the coding sequence ATGATCGGAACCGCAGGTTGGGCGATCCCGGCCATCGACAGACCATCGTTCCCAGAGAACGGAACGGCGCTACGGCGTTACGCTGAGAGGTTGCCCTGCGTGGAGGTGAACTCCTCTTTCTACAAGTCGCATAGACGATCAACGTGGGAACGCTGGGCGGCATCAGTGCCGGACGGCTTCCGCTTCGCAGCAAAGGTTCCGAAGGAGATCAGTCATGGTCGCCGTCTGGTCAATGCGACGGACCGGCTCGATCAGTTTCTGAATGAGGCCGGCGGTCTCCGAGGCAAGCTGGCAATACTCCTCCTGCAGCTTCCGCCGAGTTTTGCCTTCGATCCGGGGGTGGTCGCAGGCTTCCTGGACGCTGTGTCGGACCGGAGCGAAGCACAGATCGTATGTGAGCCCCGTCACGAGAGCTGGTTCTCGCCTGAGGCTGACGCGCTGCTTGCCGAACATTATGTCGCGCGGGTGGCTGCTGATCCTGCAAAGGCGCCGGGAGCCGAGCTGCCGGGTGGCTGGCGCGGCCTCACCTATTTGAGGTTGCACGGCTCACCCGTCATGTACCGATCGGCGTATGGGGAAGAGCGCCTGCGTTCCTACGCCAACGTGATCGCCGTAGACCTGGCTGCGGGGCGGCAGACGTGGTGCATGTTCGACAACACCGCGTCCTCAGCAGCTCTTGGCGATTCGCTGCGCCTTTTACGGATGTTCGGTACAACGCCTTCGGTTTCATGA
- a CDS encoding ATP-dependent DNA ligase — MATTDLLPMEAKLISDLPDDGTWQFEPKWDGFRALVFRRGDDIEIMSKSGKSLSRYFPEVVHLIRQVHCREFTLDGELILPIGDVLSFDALQARLHPAASRIERLSRETPAQIMLFDCLMVDGRDSLAEPLGERRLLLEAFHRDHGGPSILLSERTLDIAVARSWLARGGGALDGVVAKRLDEPYRPGERAMLKVKQHRSADCVVGGFRRVKEGEGVASLLLGLYDDDGRLNHVGFTSGIAAAERLEMLRRLEPLIEAPGFSGKTPGGPSRWNSGKENEWEPLRSELVVEVLYDQVTGDRFRHGTKLLRWRPDKAPNMCRMDQMMHAVRPAELATITAPRG; from the coding sequence ATGGCGACGACCGATCTCCTGCCGATGGAGGCGAAGCTGATCTCGGATCTACCGGACGACGGAACGTGGCAGTTCGAACCCAAATGGGATGGCTTCCGTGCCCTCGTCTTCCGCCGGGGTGATGACATCGAGATCATGTCCAAGTCCGGGAAGTCGCTGAGCCGCTACTTTCCGGAGGTGGTGCACCTCATCCGACAGGTCCATTGTCGGGAGTTCACGCTCGATGGTGAGCTCATATTACCGATTGGTGACGTGCTCTCGTTCGATGCGCTGCAGGCCCGGCTGCACCCGGCAGCCAGCCGCATCGAGCGGCTCTCGCGCGAGACCCCGGCTCAGATCATGCTCTTCGACTGCCTGATGGTGGATGGTCGGGATTCCCTTGCCGAGCCGCTTGGCGAGCGTCGGTTGTTGCTGGAAGCCTTTCACCGTGATCATGGTGGACCATCCATACTGCTGTCGGAGCGCACCCTCGACATCGCCGTCGCACGATCATGGCTTGCCCGTGGTGGTGGCGCACTTGACGGGGTGGTGGCGAAGCGCCTGGATGAGCCTTACCGCCCCGGAGAGCGCGCCATGCTGAAAGTGAAGCAGCATCGATCTGCCGACTGCGTCGTCGGGGGCTTTCGCCGCGTCAAGGAAGGCGAGGGCGTCGCATCGCTGCTGCTTGGGCTTTACGACGACGACGGTCGGTTAAACCATGTTGGCTTTACCTCAGGCATAGCCGCTGCCGAGCGTTTAGAGATGCTTCGTCGCCTGGAGCCGCTCATCGAGGCACCGGGCTTCTCCGGCAAAACTCCCGGCGGACCGAGCCGATGGAACAGCGGCAAGGAAAACGAGTGGGAGCCGCTCAGGAGCGAACTCGTCGTCGAAGTGCTCTACGATCAGGTCACAGGCGACCGCTTCCGCCATGGCACGAAGCTTCTGAGGTGGCGGCCGGACAAGGCGCCGAACATGTGTCGCATGGATCAGATGATGCATGCTGTGCGCCCGGCAGAGCTTGCTACGATCACAGCGCCACGGGGATAA
- a CDS encoding DUF72 domain-containing protein, whose product MNTIASSSIRIGCSGWVYPHWRGRFYPEKLAVKHWFAFYAAHFDTVEINNSFYRLPKAETFDAWRDQTPEGFRYAVKANRFITQAKKLKDCEEPLERMMAPFRHLQPALGPVLYQLPPRFRANLDRLERFLELVPKDVTNVFEFRDPSWYCDAVFALLDRHGAGFCAHDMPGLESPRLAVAGTAYVRLHGGEGKYWGRYADARLLEWADWLVDQTHQGREVWIYFNNDIDGHAIEDALTLKAITAQAQRADG is encoded by the coding sequence GTGAACACCATTGCGTCGTCGAGTATACGCATCGGATGTTCCGGCTGGGTGTATCCGCATTGGCGCGGCCGGTTCTACCCGGAGAAGCTGGCGGTGAAGCACTGGTTCGCTTTCTACGCCGCTCATTTCGACACGGTCGAGATCAACAACAGCTTCTATCGCCTGCCAAAGGCCGAGACATTCGATGCATGGCGCGACCAGACCCCGGAGGGTTTTCGCTACGCGGTGAAGGCCAATCGCTTCATCACCCAAGCCAAGAAACTGAAGGATTGCGAGGAACCTCTGGAACGGATGATGGCACCGTTCCGACACCTACAGCCCGCCCTGGGCCCGGTCCTCTACCAGCTTCCGCCACGGTTTCGCGCGAACCTGGATCGGCTCGAACGCTTCCTGGAACTTGTTCCCAAGGACGTCACCAACGTCTTCGAGTTCCGCGATCCCAGCTGGTATTGCGACGCTGTATTCGCGTTGCTCGATAGGCACGGTGCGGGTTTTTGCGCCCACGACATGCCCGGCCTCGAAAGCCCACGACTGGCGGTTGCCGGCACGGCCTATGTCCGCCTCCACGGCGGCGAAGGCAAATATTGGGGACGTTATGCGGACGCACGGCTGCTCGAATGGGCGGATTGGCTGGTCGACCAAACCCACCAGGGGCGCGAGGTCTGGATCTATTTCAACAACGACATCGACGGCCATGCCATCGAGGACGCGTTGACGCTAAAGGCGATAACCGCGCAGGCGCAGCGGGCGGACGGATAG
- a CDS encoding FdhF/YdeP family oxidoreductase encodes MEKPTFKPYRLPAGGWGSARSVREILNREGVAASGPIALTRHNKVDGYQCNSCAWVKPASPLPLEFCENGVKAVAWEITAHRCTPAFFAEHTVTELLGWDDYHLEQPGRLTQPLRYDAEIDRYVPVSWGHAVQEIARELRAVEDKRKGTVFYSSGRLSNEASYLYQLFARLYGNNNLPDSSNMCHETTSVALPASIGQGVGTVDLRDFARSDCIMFFGQNPGSNSPRMLHPLQEASERGAAIITYNPLRERGLERFINPQSPTEMLTGRETRISSQYHQVRAGGDLAAITGICKSVLALHEAALVAGKAAILDVAFIAEHTQGFDSFVDWLREQQWDAIERHSGLHRADLEATATVYARSKAAIGVYGMGLTQHQAGVETVRMLVNLLLMRGNMGRAGAGICPVRGHSNVQGQRTMGVTEKPELFPLDRLGEQFNFEPPREPGYNTVEACEAILRDEVQAFIMMGGNFVRAIPDHGQMEPAWRKLRLTVNVITKLNRSALLPGEISYILPVLGRLEIDETTAGQQVLSIEDTTACVHGSRGLRTPASPHLLSEVRLICELAKQALDPNPRVRWDDYMTNYAEIRKEVGVTLPDSFNDYERRMWEPGGFQRDLPVKRREWRTKSGRAEFVIPAGLDEDPDMPDADHDTFRLMTLRSNDQFNTTVYGYDDRFRGIKNTRKVVLMNRSDIDRLGFRVGQLATLKTVANDGVDRELSGMIVVAYDLPIGCVGGYYPECNVLMPIWHYAAGSKTPAAKSIPVTIHSDGPEIVAPEMEYAGRQ; translated from the coding sequence ATGGAAAAACCCACCTTCAAGCCGTATCGCCTGCCTGCCGGTGGCTGGGGCTCGGCGCGGTCCGTGCGCGAGATACTGAACCGTGAGGGCGTCGCCGCCAGCGGCCCCATAGCGCTTACCCGCCACAACAAGGTCGATGGCTATCAATGCAACAGTTGCGCCTGGGTGAAACCTGCCAGCCCACTGCCGCTCGAGTTCTGCGAGAACGGGGTAAAGGCCGTCGCCTGGGAGATTACGGCGCATCGCTGCACGCCCGCCTTCTTCGCCGAGCATACCGTCACCGAATTGCTCGGTTGGGACGATTACCACCTCGAACAACCTGGCCGATTGACCCAGCCTCTGCGCTACGATGCGGAAATCGACCGCTATGTTCCCGTCTCTTGGGGCCATGCGGTCCAAGAGATTGCGCGAGAACTGCGTGCGGTCGAGGATAAACGGAAGGGCACGGTCTTCTACAGTTCAGGTCGTCTGTCCAACGAAGCGAGCTATCTCTACCAGTTGTTCGCGCGACTCTATGGCAACAACAATCTGCCCGACAGCTCCAACATGTGTCACGAGACCACTTCCGTGGCATTGCCCGCGAGCATCGGGCAGGGAGTCGGCACCGTGGACCTGCGCGATTTCGCCCGGTCCGACTGCATCATGTTCTTTGGGCAGAATCCTGGCAGTAATTCACCGCGGATGCTCCATCCCTTGCAGGAGGCGAGCGAGCGTGGCGCGGCAATCATTACCTACAACCCATTGCGCGAACGCGGGCTGGAACGCTTCATCAATCCGCAATCGCCAACCGAGATGCTGACGGGCCGGGAAACCAGGATAAGCTCGCAATATCATCAAGTGCGAGCAGGGGGCGATCTTGCCGCGATCACTGGCATCTGCAAATCGGTACTGGCGCTGCACGAGGCCGCACTCGTGGCAGGTAAAGCCGCTATTCTCGACGTAGCTTTCATCGCCGAACACACGCAGGGGTTTGATAGCTTCGTCGACTGGTTGCGTGAGCAGCAATGGGACGCGATCGAGCGCCACTCCGGTCTCCATCGCGCCGACCTTGAAGCGACCGCAACAGTCTATGCGCGATCAAAGGCTGCAATCGGGGTGTATGGCATGGGGCTTACCCAGCATCAGGCGGGGGTGGAAACCGTACGCATGTTGGTCAACCTACTACTGATGCGTGGCAACATGGGCCGCGCGGGCGCGGGCATCTGTCCGGTGCGCGGCCATTCCAACGTGCAGGGCCAACGCACCATGGGAGTGACGGAAAAGCCCGAGCTGTTCCCACTCGACCGTCTCGGAGAGCAGTTCAACTTCGAGCCACCGCGTGAGCCCGGCTACAACACGGTCGAGGCCTGCGAGGCGATCCTCCGCGACGAAGTGCAAGCCTTCATCATGATGGGCGGCAATTTCGTGCGCGCCATCCCCGATCATGGGCAGATGGAACCAGCGTGGCGAAAGCTGCGCCTGACTGTCAACGTCATCACCAAGCTCAACCGCAGCGCGCTCTTGCCTGGTGAGATCAGCTACATTCTTCCTGTTCTCGGCCGATTGGAGATTGATGAGACCACAGCCGGTCAGCAGGTCCTGTCGATCGAAGATACTACTGCCTGCGTCCATGGCAGCCGCGGCCTGCGCACGCCCGCCTCGCCGCACCTCCTCAGCGAAGTGCGGTTAATCTGCGAATTGGCGAAGCAGGCGCTAGATCCCAATCCGCGCGTGCGCTGGGACGATTACATGACCAACTATGCGGAGATCCGAAAGGAAGTAGGTGTGACGCTGCCCGACAGCTTCAACGACTACGAGCGCCGCATGTGGGAGCCGGGCGGCTTCCAGCGCGACCTTCCAGTCAAGCGCCGCGAATGGCGTACGAAGAGCGGGCGTGCCGAGTTCGTTATTCCCGCCGGTCTCGACGAGGATCCGGACATGCCGGATGCGGACCACGATACATTCCGGCTTATGACGCTGCGTAGCAACGACCAGTTCAACACGACCGTGTACGGCTATGACGACCGATTCCGGGGTATTAAAAACACCCGAAAGGTGGTGCTGATGAACCGTTCAGACATTGATCGGCTCGGTTTTCGGGTCGGGCAACTCGCCACGCTTAAAACGGTGGCTAATGACGGCGTGGATCGCGAATTGTCGGGCATGATCGTCGTCGCCTACGATCTGCCGATCGGTTGTGTTGGCGGGTATTATCCGGAATGCAACGTTTTGATGCCGATCTGGCACTATGCAGCAGGAAGCAAGACGCCGGCCGCCAAGTCGATCCCTGTGACCATCCACAGCGACGGACCGGAGATCGTTGCGCCGGAAATGGAGTATGCTGGTCGCCAGTGA
- a CDS encoding PRC-barrel domain-containing protein: protein MTDLSGWVALAATCIAALLTASNLGARVTGWGFVIFTIGAVAWIVVGAATGQTQLLYSNIFLGVVDVFGIWRWLGRKARISDVTVAEVERSKQDAGEALFSLGRLDGLPVKTPTGETVAYMVDALAACAGGQIDYFIVRTGGVGGVGETLHRLPWNKATIGEGYILTNLSAQDVARLSRAAEV from the coding sequence ATGACGGATCTATCAGGCTGGGTAGCGCTGGCGGCGACATGTATCGCGGCTTTGCTGACGGCATCAAACCTCGGCGCTCGCGTTACCGGCTGGGGCTTCGTGATCTTCACGATCGGCGCTGTGGCCTGGATCGTAGTAGGAGCGGCGACCGGCCAGACTCAGTTGCTGTATTCGAACATCTTCCTCGGCGTAGTCGATGTATTTGGCATTTGGCGTTGGCTGGGTCGAAAGGCCCGCATAAGTGACGTCACTGTCGCCGAGGTGGAGCGTAGCAAGCAGGACGCCGGCGAGGCTCTCTTCTCCCTCGGCCGTCTCGATGGCCTCCCCGTTAAGACGCCTACCGGTGAAACGGTCGCCTATATGGTCGATGCCTTGGCGGCATGCGCTGGCGGACAGATCGACTATTTTATCGTTCGTACCGGGGGCGTCGGCGGCGTCGGGGAAACTTTGCATAGGCTACCTTGGAACAAGGCAACGATCGGGGAAGGGTACATTTTGACAAATCTTTCCGCTCAAGACGTTGCTCGTTTATCACGCGCAGCCGAAGTGTAG
- a CDS encoding inorganic diphosphatase has product MTNLLLLPHRLSKENLTCRAIIETPRGFRSKFDYDAETGLFELAGVLPAGMAFPLSFGFIPGTKAEDGDPVDILVLSDEDLPVGTLVKVQLLGVIEAEQTESGKTCRNDRLIGKVAQSHTYRDITSLEPLGEAFTDDLETFFRTYNELRDRGFKVITTGDAARAASLIVEAELAE; this is encoded by the coding sequence ATGACAAACCTACTTCTCCTTCCACACCGCCTTAGCAAAGAAAACCTGACTTGCCGCGCAATAATCGAGACGCCGCGAGGCTTCCGTTCAAAGTTTGACTATGATGCAGAAACAGGACTTTTCGAGCTTGCGGGCGTTCTTCCAGCAGGCATGGCCTTCCCACTTTCATTCGGCTTTATACCGGGAACGAAGGCAGAAGACGGTGATCCCGTTGATATTCTGGTTTTGTCGGATGAGGATCTGCCGGTCGGGACGTTGGTCAAAGTCCAACTTTTAGGCGTCATCGAAGCTGAACAAACCGAGAGCGGCAAGACGTGTCGGAATGATCGGTTGATCGGGAAAGTCGCGCAGTCTCATACGTACCGGGACATCACCAGTTTGGAGCCGCTTGGCGAGGCGTTCACCGATGACCTGGAAACCTTCTTTCGGACCTACAACGAGCTCCGCGATCGCGGTTTCAAGGTCATAACCACTGGTGATGCCGCTCGGGCGGCATCACTTATCGTCGAAGCAGAATTGGCAGAATAG